From a region of the Triticum aestivum cultivar Chinese Spring chromosome 7D, IWGSC CS RefSeq v2.1, whole genome shotgun sequence genome:
- the LOC123169707 gene encoding uncharacterized protein: MALRTLAARARTSAAALRPQMPSLGLSPLPGGRPNFHSAAAPRRHPSAGGRPSLIRNLRTRINLESASKEELEREATFLREQINEFVDRIHKEKERSDLIKKDLWASLKRMACCAAVVKVITLFIPYKLAEEDEMMDMN; encoded by the exons ATGGCGCTGCGTACCCTGGCGGCGAGGGCGCGGACTTCCGCCGCCGCGCTCCGCCCACAGATGCCGTCCCTCGGCCTCTCCCCTCTGCCCGGCGGCCGCCCCAACTTCCactccgccgccgccccccgccgccacCCGTCGGCCGGCGGCCGTCCCTCCCTCATCAGGAACCTG CGCACAAGAATTAACTTGGAATCAGCTAGCAAAGAGGAGCTCGAACGTGAGGCAACCTTCTTAAGGGAACAGATCAATGAGTTTGTGGACCGTATTCA CAAGGAGAAGGAGAGGTCTGATCTAATTAAGAAGGATCTTTGGGCTTCTCTGAAGCGTATGGCCTGTTGTGCTGCTGTGGTGAAAGTCATAACGCTTTTCATTCCTTATAAACTAGCGGAAGAAGATGAGATGATGGATATGAACTAG